A segment of the Sporichthyaceae bacterium genome:
CAGTCCGCCGACCAGCGGCCTGGACCCGCGCACGGGTCGTGCTTGGTTCGGACGCGCCCCTGGTCCGGCGCGGCGCGCGTTGGGGGGTATGCGACCGCCGTTCGGGCGCGATCACCCGCTCCGCCTCGCGTATGAGAGTGCCCATTACGCGTATGAGAGTGCCCATTCCAATCATCGATGATCGGAAACGGGGCGGATGCGGCGAGCCAGGGCGGCGGCTACGTCGGCGTATTGGGTGGCCCGGTGCCTGACGCCGGACCAGTCGGCGCCCGTGACCCGATGTTCCAGTTCGCAGCGGATCTCGCAGACCGAGAGCCCGGCCCGCAGGACGTCGATCGTCATCCCGGTCTCGACGCCGAAGCCGTGGGCCAACGGCAACGCGGCCTCGAAAGCCCGCCGGGTCAGGCAACGCTGCCCGCACAGCGGTTGGTGCACCACGGCCCCGGTAGCACGGTGGATGCCGCGGGCGGCCAGCCGCACGACCCGGCCGCGGCCGCCGCCGACGTCGCGCCCGGCGGGCAGGTTCGCGATCGTCATGTCGAAAGCGCCGATGCGCACCGGCGGCACCAGGTCCGCGGCAGCGGCCGCGCTCCTGCCCAGATCGGCGTCCAGCAACAGCAACAAGCGCGGCGCCGGGTGGTCGGCGGAGTCGCGGCGGGCCACCTCGGCCGCGCCGGTCTCCAGCGCGGCAGCCTTGCCCCGGTTGCGTTCGTGGCGCAGCACCAAGGCGCCCGCGCCACGCGCGACCGCGGTGGTGGCGTCCGTCGAGCCGTCGTCGACAACCACGAGCAGGTCGACCCCGGCTATCCCGGCAGCCGCGTCGATCGTCGCCGCGATCCGCTCGGCCTCGTCACGAGCCGGGATCACAACCGCGACGTCGCCCACCGGCAGTTCCTCGGGGTGGGGTCGGCACTCAGCGGATCGTGAGCTGCCGCGAGGCCAAGCCTTCCTTGGCCCGGCGCTGCACGGCGGTCAGCGGGGAGTCGTCGGCCAGCGCTTCGGCCAGCCGCTGCGACAGCCCCTTCGCGCCCTCCTCGAAGTCGACGGCCTTCCGGTCGACCGGGACTTCCCACACCGGGGCCAGCAGACCCTGGCAGCGGAACGCGCCCACGTACTTGGTGTCCTCACCGACGCTGTCGGCGCGGGCGGCGTGCAATCGGGCGAATGCGTTGAGCAGCGCGTACTCATCCTGCGGCATGACCCAGCGCAGCCAGGCCCGGTCGCGCTCGTGGCTCCAGTAGGCGGCCTCGACCGATGACAGGCGCGCCGTCGGCGGCGCCGCGGCATTGGCCTGCTCCAGCGACTGTTGGATCTCCGTGGTCATCTCGTCGGGGTTCTCGACCCAGAACGTGAAGCCGTCCTGGACGACGATCTCCAGCGGCGCGTCCGGGTCCAGCAGTTCCTGGATCTGCGGTGTGTCCGGCTGGATCTCCACCGAGACCGGGGTCGAGCCGGGGTCGATCGGCAGCGCGGCCAGCAGCGCGGCGGCGATCTGCCGGTTGGCGTCGCCGGCCGGGAACTGGGTCTGCATCGCGACCAGCACGCTGCCCTGGGATCGGGTCAGGCACGGCAGCGCCAGCGGCAGCACGGTGCACAAGGTGACGTCGCGTTCGGCGTGCTCACCGACCAGCGGCAGCTTCATCGTCGCCGCGGGGACGATCTCGCGCATCGCGACGAGGTCGCACTCCGCCGCCATGCCCTCGAAGGGCCGCTGGACGAAGCTCTGCCGCTCGGCGTCGCGTCGAGCCCGGGTGGCCTTGCTCATCGGCGTGCCTCGTTCCTCGGCACGCCGATGAGGCACGGTCGCGCTGTGTTCATTGATGAGCTCGCAAGCTCGCTCATGTGGGTGCTCCCTGAACCGATCACGTGCGGAGCGCCCACCCTATGGGAT
Coding sequences within it:
- a CDS encoding glycosyltransferase translates to MGDVAVVIPARDEAERIAATIDAAAGIAGVDLLVVVDDGSTDATTAVARGAGALVLRHERNRGKAAALETGAAEVARRDSADHPAPRLLLLLDADLGRSAAAAADLVPPVRIGAFDMTIANLPAGRDVGGGRGRVVRLAARGIHRATGAVVHQPLCGQRCLTRRAFEAALPLAHGFGVETGMTIDVLRAGLSVCEIRCELEHRVTGADWSGVRHRATQYADVAAALARRIRPVSDHR
- a CDS encoding DUF5926 family protein, which gives rise to MSKATRARRDAERQSFVQRPFEGMAAECDLVAMREIVPAATMKLPLVGEHAERDVTLCTVLPLALPCLTRSQGSVLVAMQTQFPAGDANRQIAAALLAALPIDPGSTPVSVEIQPDTPQIQELLDPDAPLEIVVQDGFTFWVENPDEMTTEIQQSLEQANAAAPPTARLSSVEAAYWSHERDRAWLRWVMPQDEYALLNAFARLHAARADSVGEDTKYVGAFRCQGLLAPVWEVPVDRKAVDFEEGAKGLSQRLAEALADDSPLTAVQRRAKEGLASRQLTIR